One genomic segment of Roseovarius carneus includes these proteins:
- a CDS encoding DUF4336 domain-containing protein — translation MTAPHASERPTGYEPLGVLKPLAKGLWVIDGPAEGAGLVPLPTRSVVVQLGCGGLWVQAPGVLNADLLSVLRALGPVRHLVAPNLTVLRHLPLWQAEFPDAKLWAPEGSPFADATLLGAQAPPDWAADMEQVLIDAGPRYREAVFHHHNASALIAGDLIHAIETVKLRAWQRPFIWFGGVDDTDPAMPRKLRNACRDEAALAVAIERMVELRPRRLLISHGRLYEAGGAAVLERSFRKLLRERQWTHALKTIEEKTTR, via the coding sequence GTGACGGCCCCACACGCCTCTGAGCGCCCAACCGGCTACGAGCCGCTTGGCGTGCTCAAGCCTTTGGCAAAGGGGCTTTGGGTCATTGATGGCCCGGCGGAGGGGGCAGGTCTTGTGCCCCTTCCCACGCGGTCTGTGGTTGTGCAATTGGGCTGTGGCGGGCTGTGGGTGCAGGCACCGGGCGTCTTGAATGCCGACCTTTTGAGCGTGCTGCGCGCGCTGGGTCCGGTGCGTCATCTGGTTGCGCCAAACCTCACGGTCCTGCGGCATTTGCCGCTCTGGCAGGCAGAGTTTCCGGACGCAAAGCTCTGGGCACCTGAGGGCAGTCCGTTTGCAGACGCAACCCTCCTTGGCGCGCAGGCCCCGCCGGATTGGGCCGCCGATATGGAGCAAGTCCTGATCGACGCTGGCCCGCGTTACCGCGAGGCCGTGTTCCACCACCATAATGCGTCGGCGCTCATCGCGGGCGATCTGATCCACGCGATCGAGACGGTCAAATTACGCGCCTGGCAGCGCCCCTTCATATGGTTTGGCGGTGTGGATGACACCGACCCTGCCATGCCCCGCAAACTGCGCAATGCATGCCGCGATGAAGCGGCCTTGGCCGTGGCAATAGAGCGGATGGTGGAGCTTCGTCCGCGCCGCCTTCTGATCTCGCATGGCCGCCTTTACGAGGCCGGAGGCGCTGCGGTGCTGGAGCGCTCCTTTCGCAAGCTCCTGCGCGAGCGGCAATGGACGCACGCGTTGAAGACGATCGAGGAAAAGACTACACGCTAG
- a CDS encoding DUF3179 domain-containing protein gives MRAVALMLAALLWAAPVSAGPEFWKHEWPQTDFTKTNVNSWVEILSGGPPKDGIPAIDAPEFLKVAGERRIKGAEAVITLEMEGEAPRAYPVRYLMWHEIVNDTVGGVPVAVTFCPLCNSGITFDRRTDAGTLSFGVTGKLRNSDMIMFDRETESWWQQAVGEAIVGELTGMELKALPSWMESWDKFRARNPEGLVMAQPAFTRNYGANPYVGYDSLPRPFFYSGDPPPHGIPALARVVRVGERAWPLQRIRDEGGVREAGIILSWEAGQASALDAATVGGGRDVGTVRVRDASGRDLPHDMMFAFAFNAFWPEGDWMIGP, from the coding sequence ATGCGTGCTGTTGCCCTTATGCTTGCGGCCCTCCTGTGGGCTGCGCCCGTCTCCGCCGGGCCGGAGTTCTGGAAACACGAATGGCCACAAACGGACTTCACCAAAACCAACGTCAACAGCTGGGTCGAAATCCTGTCGGGTGGCCCGCCCAAGGACGGCATTCCGGCGATCGATGCGCCGGAGTTTCTCAAGGTCGCTGGCGAGCGGCGGATCAAGGGGGCGGAGGCCGTAATCACCCTTGAGATGGAGGGCGAAGCGCCGCGCGCCTATCCGGTGCGCTATCTGATGTGGCATGAGATCGTGAACGACACGGTGGGCGGTGTGCCCGTGGCTGTGACCTTCTGCCCATTGTGCAATTCGGGCATCACTTTTGATCGGCGCACGGACGCGGGCACGCTCAGCTTTGGGGTGACGGGCAAGCTGCGCAATTCGGACATGATCATGTTTGATCGCGAGACGGAAAGCTGGTGGCAGCAGGCGGTGGGCGAGGCGATCGTCGGGGAGCTTACGGGCATGGAACTCAAGGCGCTGCCGTCGTGGATGGAAAGCTGGGATAAGTTTCGCGCGCGAAACCCCGAGGGCCTCGTGATGGCCCAGCCTGCGTTTACCCGCAATTACGGCGCGAATCCTTACGTGGGTTATGACAGCCTGCCGCGGCCCTTTTTCTACAGCGGCGATCCGCCCCCCCACGGCATTCCCGCGCTGGCTCGCGTGGTGCGGGTGGGGGAGCGCGCGTGGCCTTTGCAGCGCATCCGCGATGAGGGTGGTGTGCGCGAGGCGGGGATCATCCTGAGCTGGGAGGCGGGGCAGGCCTCGGCTCTTGATGCGGCCACGGTGGGCGGTGGACGTGATGTTGGCACCGTGCGGGTGCGCGATGCTTCGGGGCGCGATCTGCCCCATGACATGATGTTCGCCTTCGCCTTTAATGCGTTCTGGCCTGAGGGCGATTGGATGATCGGGCCCTAG
- a CDS encoding peptidylprolyl isomerase, with translation MRNLAAVIAAGAVSAVSAVGLAGPALASGLEVQVAGEANGTIMIDLYEDVAPGHVERMTALAADGAYDGVVFHRVIDGFMAQTGDVEFGKMGGDMRMAGRGGSDMPDLAQEFSDIPFERGIVGMARSQDPDSGNSQFFIMFADAPALNSQYTVVGVVTSGMDIVDAIKRGEGSNGAVLGQPDMMQTVTVTE, from the coding sequence ATGCGTAATCTGGCAGCAGTGATCGCAGCGGGTGCCGTGAGCGCCGTCAGCGCCGTGGGCCTTGCCGGTCCGGCACTGGCCTCCGGGCTTGAGGTGCAGGTGGCGGGCGAGGCCAACGGCACGATCATGATTGACCTCTATGAAGACGTGGCCCCGGGCCATGTGGAGCGTATGACGGCCCTTGCCGCAGATGGCGCGTATGACGGTGTCGTCTTTCACCGCGTGATCGACGGCTTCATGGCCCAGACGGGCGATGTGGAGTTCGGCAAGATGGGCGGCGATATGCGTATGGCTGGCCGTGGCGGCTCGGACATGCCTGACCTCGCGCAGGAGTTCTCAGATATCCCGTTCGAGCGTGGCATTGTGGGCATGGCCCGCAGCCAGGACCCCGACAGCGGAAATAGCCAGTTCTTCATCATGTTTGCCGACGCACCCGCGCTCAATTCCCAGTATACCGTGGTGGGGGTCGTGACCTCCGGCATGGATATCGTCGATGCGATCAAGCGCGGCGAGGGCAGCAATGGCGCGGTTCTGGGCCAGCCCGACATGATGCAAACCGTCACCGTCACCGAGTAA
- a CDS encoding peptidylprolyl isomerase: MAEIKDPENTILIELKDGTVTIELLVDIAPDHCARMKQLARGGMYDNVAFHRVIDGFMAQTGDVANANMEKDYNPRMAGTGGSDMPDLKAEFSNIPHDRGTIGAARSQSPDSANSQFFINFSDNHFLNKQYTVYGRVTSGMEHVDAIVRGEPPANPDRMISVKVAADA, from the coding sequence ATGGCCGAAATCAAAGACCCCGAAAACACTATCCTGATCGAGTTGAAGGACGGCACCGTCACCATCGAGCTTCTGGTCGATATCGCGCCTGATCATTGCGCGCGGATGAAGCAGCTGGCGCGCGGTGGCATGTATGACAACGTGGCCTTCCACCGGGTGATCGACGGGTTCATGGCCCAGACCGGAGATGTGGCCAACGCCAACATGGAAAAAGACTACAACCCCCGCATGGCGGGCACCGGCGGCTCGGATATGCCCGATCTCAAGGCGGAGTTTTCCAACATTCCCCATGATCGCGGCACAATCGGCGCCGCGCGCAGCCAGAGCCCGGACAGCGCCAACAGCCAGTTTTTCATCAACTTTTCCGACAATCACTTCCTCAACAAGCAATACACGGTCTATGGCCGCGTGACCTCGGGGATGGAGCATGTGGATGCCATCGTGCGCGGCGAGCCGCCTGCGAACCCTGACCGCATGATCAGTGTCAAGGTGGCCGCAGATGCGTAA